The DNA sequence ACGCAGGTACATCAACATCAGGTGGCAGTTCGTGAAGTGGAGGGTGAGGAGAACTTTCCCTCCTTTTCTGCCTTCTACGGTGTCCATTTGGACAGTCGCAACGTCTTCCTGTTCTTCCATGTACCGTTTGTAATCCACCATCGTTCGGCCAGTACGACAAGCTTTGTCGATTTTCTTTTCGACCTTCTTCTTGCGCAACCGGAAACGTGGTTTACGCACTAAATCAATGTTTCTGGCTTTAAGGTAGCACCGGTCAACCAGTGTGTAGAGGGTCCTTTCGCAAATCTGCAGTCGGTCGGCATTGTGTACGCAAATGTGATGAATCGATTGGTTTTGTTTGATCAGTGGCGACACAAGCGCGTCCACATACGCAAGCTCCTCTTCTGTCAGGCTGATGCCTGTACGGGAATCTGACAAAGTCTGTGCGTATGTCTGTTGGGCTTCCTGTGCTTTATAGAAAGACTTCATCAGGGTACAGGAATCCCTCGTTTTGCAGCCGTTGCAGACATACGGGGATTGATTGAGGCGCGGGCAAAGTTCTTCCTCAAAGTCGGCGCAGACACTGTTGCACTGATTGCAGAGGCTGCAGGATGCCTTCCGGCATTTCTTATTGGCGCAAAGGCTAGTGATGGTGCAGTGTTGGCGATGGATGCAGCGATTGGGGATGCGGCCTTGGCCCACATAATATCTACTCTGGCGATGCCGTCTGACTTCTTTGGAAATGGTGGTCGGGTCTTTGCCCAGGGAGCGGGCGATGGTGCGGAAGGAGTGGCGTTTTTCGAGTGCGTGTTGAATGGCGTAACGATCTTCAAGGGTTAAATGTTTCTGTGTTGCCATAGGTGAACACTTCCTTCTTTTGTAAGTGAGGAAGCAAAACATTATCCACCTAGAATTATAGGCTGTTTGCAGGAGTGAATTCCACTCCTGGCTTTGCAGAAGTTAATTCCGTATTTTGAAACACTCAACTGGAATTTAGTTTTTCAAATAACAAATTTTCAAAACGCCTTTACAATTTCGTTAAGATTGTTATTTTTCCTTTTTCATTCCGGTTAATTGACTTATACTAGAGGGTAATGGGCAAGATGCGCATATTTTGCGGCGCAGCGTCAGCCAATACATCCTGCACAGGCAGGATCGGGAGGAGGACCTCGGGTGAAACCAATGGTCAGCATCATCGTGCCGGTCTACAACGCGGCACCTTACTTAAACCAATGCGTCGACAGCTTAACCAAGCAGACGCTGAAGGAAATTGAAATCATACTGATAAACGACGGTTCGACGGATGACAGCCTGGCTGTCTGCATGGCGCTCGCCGCCACAGACGACCGGATCCGCCTGATCGACAAACCGAATGGAGGCGTGTCGGAAGCACGCAACGACGGCCTGCGCGCAGCGACGGGTGAGTATGCGGGTTTCGTCGATCCGGATGATTGGGTGGATGAGGGCATGTACGAACGCATGCTTGCGACGCTGACGGTAGCGCAAGCGGACATTTGCATGTGCAATTATGTCAAAGAGACGAAGGAAGGCACCGAGCCTGTCCTGATGAAGCAAACCGGAATCATCGAAAGGAATGCGATTATCGGCGATATCGTGGCGAACGTCATCGCCAAACCGAGCTTCAAGAGTGGGGAAACGGATATCATGGGTAGCGTCTGCCGTCTTCTGATCAAGCGCGAGCTGCTCGAAAACGAAAATATCTGGTTCGATAAGGAAGTCGCCTTCATGGAAGACTTGCTTGTCTGCGTTGAAGCTTTCCTTAAGAGCGGGCGCATCGCCATTGATGACGGTGCCTACTATCATTACCGCGTCCACGAGAGTTCGGTCGTCAATTCCTACAAAAAAGCTTTTCACGAACGCCAAGTCCAGGCTTTCCGTAAGCTGCAGTCGCTGCTGGAACGCGAAGGCAAGGCGGACGAATTGGCCCAACGCCTGGATATGCGCTATATCATCATCGCTTTGCTGTCACTGGCGAATGAGGCGCACAAGAGCAATCCTCAGCCGATGGGCACAAAGATCAAAAATATCGCAGCCATCCTGAAAGATCCGGCACTCAAAACGATCCTCACCCGATTGGATTTGAGCGAAGTTGAATCGCGGAAAAAACTGGAGCTGACCCTGATGAAGAGGGAAGCCAGTATTGCGCTCTATCTTTATTACAGCCTGTTCAACCGAATCAAGGCTGCACTGGGGAAAGGCTAACCCTGGTAAGCGTAGAAATAGTATAAGAGAGGGGATCGACGAGTGAAGACTATCTGTTTATTTTCTCCAGGCATCCTGCCGATCCCGGCCGTCAAAGGCGGGGCGATCGAGACTTTGCTGGAGTTATTGATCGAACAGAATGAAATAGAAAAAAAAGTGCGCTTTTTGGTCGTTTCCGTTCACGACGAGGAGGCCGAAGCGCGCAGCCAGAAATACAAGCAGACGGATTTCATCTACATCAAACGCAATCTCTTGTTTGCGGGTGCCTACAAGGCGCTTAAAGTATTGGCTCGGAAACTGTTCAAGATCCGCTTTGCGCGTCCGAATCTGTATTATTGGCTGGGGGTGCGCAAAGTGTTGGCCGCCAAACCGGATGCAGTGGTCGCTGAAGGCGGGGATTATGCGACGTTCAGGCAATTCACGCAGGCGCTCGGAAAGGAAAACGTCTTTCTGCATCTGCACCATCATCTCCGCGGCGATGCCGAACTGGACAGCGTGTTCGGGGAAGTGCTGGCGGTCAGCCGTTTCGTCAAGGATGAATGGCTGGCGACCTCCAGCATGGATTCCGGACAGGTGGCGGTGCTGCCGAACGCGATCGACAACGATCGTTTTGCGGACAGCCTCAACGCCGAAGAAAAAACAGCCTTGCGCAAAGATCTGGGGCTTTCGCCCACTGATTTCGTTGTTCTGTTCTGCGGGCGGGTCATCCCGGAAAAAGGGGTCAAGGAACTGATTCTTGCATTGGAGAAGGTCACGGACCCATCGGTTAAGCTGCTCATCATGGGCAGCCCGAATTTTGCTTTAAAGGACAAATCGGACTATCTGGAAGAGGTTGAAGCATTGGTGAAGAAGAATGCCGATCGGATGGTCTTCACAGGATATGTCGCGAATTCAGAGACTTATCGCTATTATGCCATCGCCGATGTCGTGAGCGTGCCGACCCTGATCGAAGAGGCTGCCGGATTGGTCGTCCTCGAAGCAATGGCAGTAGGCAGGCCACTGATCGTAACGAATTCGGGAGGAATCCCCGAGTATGCGACGCCGGAACTGGCGATGATTCTGGAACGCAACAATGATTTGGTCAATAAACTGGCGGACAGCATCACTACCCTCAAGGAAAACGAGACATTACGCAGCCAAATGGCAAAAAATGCCAAGGAACGCTCACTGCGTTATACGAAGGAAGTTTTCTACACCGATTTCGTGGACCGTTTCAAGGACATATAAAAGGGTATCGGCCGGAAGGGCTCCCCCCTGAATAAGGAGGAATAATCGAAATTCATGAATAAAGAAAAAACACTGTCCATCAATATGATTGCCAGCATCGTTACATTGGTGCTCAACTTGGGGATCAACTTTTTCCTCTCCGATTACATTGTCAATAACATCGGGGTGGAAGCATACGGGTTCGTGAACCTTGCGAATTCGATGGCCAACTATGCGGTCATCATCACGGTCGCGTTGAACTCGGTAGCGGGCCGCTTCATCACGATCGCTTACCATAAGGACGACAAGAAAGAAGCCAATCAATATTTCAATTCAGTCCTGATGGCGAACATCGTCATGGCCGTTATGTTCGCGATTCTCGGCTTGTTTGTGGTCACGAACTTGGAAAAACTGATCAACATTCCGCCTGAATTGGTCGTGAGTGTGAAGCAATTGTACACGCTGGTTTTCCTCAACTTTATGCTGTCGATCATCAGCACCGTCTTCACAGTGGCGACGTTCATCACGAACCGCCTCTATGTCAGCAGCCTGATCAATGCCGTTTCCTATACGCTGAAGGCAATCCTATTCATCGTCTTCTTCTCTGTGCTGCCGACAACCGTTGCGATCGTCGGTTTGGTGATGCTGATCTGCACGGCTTTTGTTCTTATATCAAACATTTATTATACGCGCAAATTGGTTCCCGACATCAAGATCCGGCCGCTTGATTTTTCAATGGCGAAAGTCAAAAAACTGTTTGCTTCCGGTGTCTGGAGCAGCATCAGCAGCCTGAGCCAAACACTATCGGACGGCTTGGACCTCTTGATCAGCAACCTGTTCATCAGTTCCATCGCGATGGGGCAACTTTCCGTAGCGAAGACATTGAGCAATATCCTGAATCAAGTCGTTGCGAGCATCTCCAATCTCTTTGCGCCGCAATTGACTTATCATTACGCGAAGAATGACATCAAGAGCCTGTTGGCGGAATTGAGGCAGAACATGCTTTTGACTTCGGCTTTCGCGAATATCCCGGCTGCGATTCTCGTTGCCTTCGGTCATGATCTGATCGGATTGTGGGTGCCTACGCAGGACGCAGACATGATTTACGTACTGCTTTTGCTGACGATTTTCCCTTTCTTGGATTCGCCGCCGATTACAGGGATGTACAACGTCTTCCTGATCACGAACCGGCTGAAGATGAATTCGCTGTTCTGGTTCTGCATCAGCATATTTGATGTCGTGCTCGTTTTCATTTTGCTGAACACTACCGATCTGGGGATACTGGCGATCGCCGGTGTCAGCACATCGGTCGGCTTCATCGCCAATATGACCTTCATGCCGATCTATGCCGCGACGTGCCTGAAGCAGAAAAAGACGATTTTTTATCCGATCATTCTGCGTTACTTTGCCGTAACGGTGCTGATGGTCCTGACGTTTGTCGGGGTGAAATTGGTGGTGCCGGCAATCGATGGTTGGCCTGCGTTGGGGGCAGCGGCTGTCGGCTGCGGTATCGTAGGCTTGGCGATCAACTACTTCTTGCTGTTCGGCAAAGCTGAACGCGACAAATTGCAGCAGCTTGTATCCAGTAAATTATTGAAGAGGGGTAAAAACTGATGAGAGAAATCACAATCGTAACCGGCTTTTTTGATATCGGCCGCGACAAATATGCATTCTATTCGAGAGGCGTGGAAAAATATTTGGACTACTTCCGGTTTTGGGCGCGGATCCAAAATCAGATCGTCGTCTATACGACTCCGGAACTGGCTCCGAAAGTGATGGAGATCCGCGGCGAATTCGGCTTGGCCGACAAGACCGTCGTCATCGAAGTCGAGGATGTGTTTGAGGTTGAACCTGCCCTTTATGAACGCATGGCTGCCGTCGAACTGAAGCCTGATTTCCATCAGTTCCGGGCGAATGCCGATCCGGAGTGGCCGGACAACAAAGCCAATTACGACTACATCATGCTGATGAAATATTGGTGCTTGTATGATGCCGTCGAGAAGGGCTTGGCAACAGGCATGTTGGCATGGCTCGACTTCGGCTTCAACCACGGTGGTAAAAGCTTCAGTGACGCCGCCGACTTCGATTACTTATGGCAAACAGATCTGGAAGATAAAATCCATCTGTTCAGCTTGAGCGATCCGAACAAGATCCATGCCGGGTTCCAGTTGCAGTTCCTTTCCGAGTGCCTGATGGGCGCACCGGTCATCCTGCCAGACAGTTTGGCCGATGATCTGTGGAACTTGACCAAAAAAGCGATGGAAGCATTATTGATGCTGGATTGCATCGATGATGACCAACATTTGCTGATGATGTCGTATCGGGAGCGGCCGGAAATTTTCGACATCCACCTTTCCGACTGGTTCATGCCGATGAAGGAATACGGCGGCCAGCACCTGAAGATGGTGGAGAAAGTCGAAGAAAAACGTTCTTTCCTGGCCGAAATCAAATTGAAGCTCTATTTCATCAAGCGCCGTTTGTTGTTCTGCAAACGCATCTATGACGCAGCCAAGCGCTACAAAGTCTAATTTTGAAAAAATGCAATCCGGCAGACAAACAAGCAGCCGAAGAAAGGAATTAGCATGAGCAGATTAATCAGTATTATCGTACCGGTCTATAAAGTGGCCGACCTCCTGCCGCGCTGTGTGGATTCTGTGTTGGCACAGACGTACAGTGACTGGGAACTGATCTTGGTCGATGATGGTTCGCCGGACAACAGTGGCGACATTTGCGAAGATTACGCCAAGCGCGACAGCCGCATCCACGTCATCCACAAACCCAACGGTGGCCTGTCGGATGCCCGGAATGCCGGCATACCGATCGCCAAAGGACGCTACCTGACGTTCCTGGACAGTGATGATTGGATCAGCGAGCGCTATCTGGAGAATTTGCTTCAGATACTGGAGGAAACGGATGCGGATGTCTCAGCCTGCAATTTCCTGCGCACAGCGACGGAATCGTTGCCGGAACGGACGGAGGGGCCGAAGACTTTCAGCTTCACCAGCCGGCAGGCGTTGGATCATATCATCCATTTCGGCGCCTTCCATGAACAGATGGTCGTCGCCTGGGGCAAGCTTTACAAAGCGGAACTGTTCGAAGGGATCCGTTATCCTGTCGGCAGGATTCACGAAGATGAGTTTACGACCTACAAGCTGTTGGACAAAGCCGGGAAGATCGCCTTCACAACGGAGCCGTTGCTGTATTACTGGCAGCGCGCAGACAGCATCATGGGCGAAGGCTTCAAGCTGAAGAATAAGCTGGATTATTTGGAGGCCTTGAAGGAACGGGCGGCCTATTTCCATGCGGACGGACAAGCGGACTACAGCGACAAGAGCTATCGCTCCTTGTTCACGGAGTCGTTGGCGGCCATCCTGACGTTGGATGGGCTGAATGATCCATCCGGAAAAAAAGCGGTCATCGAAAAGCTGGCTGCAGCCCGTCAAGCGCTCAAAGCGAGCGGAAAGCCGAAGCTGAACAGTCTCTATGCAGCCTTCCTGGCATTCCCGAACCTCTCGGCCTCCGTTTACAAGTTGTTCAAAACCATCAAAAAGTAAACAAAAACAAGCCATCCGCTTGAGCGAATCCGAAAGGGTTCCCCAAGCTGGATGGCTTGTTTTTTGACTGTCTGAGCAACTGTGTAAGGCTAAGCGTCAGGCCAAAGAATCCTCAATGTAGAGGCCGAGTGAGTATTCGCCATTATTGTAACCATCAGCGATGTAGACATACCAGTCCAGGTAGTCCGCGTGAGAGATGTGGTGCATCGACTCATCGTTCCACCCGCCATTGAAGATGGCCGTGACGGCTGTGCTCATGATATCGACGTCGACATCGGTCGTTGAGAAGTTGGAAAGTTTCACCCAATAGGTGTACTCTCCGTACATACCGCCATCCGGGTGAGCTTGGACCGGCATGATGACATAGTCATCGTAGACGAACGGGTTGCCGGCACTGCGATAGCTGTATTCATCACCAGTACCGATCAGGATGTCCTCTTGCCATTCCCACTGGTCATTCCGCCAATCCCCTGATGTGTTGTGATAAAGGGATAGATTCATGTAGGGTTCTTCAGCAGTAGTCATGTACCAGACATCGTCGATGCTGAAGATGTTCGTGTCGGAGTAGGTTCCTTCGATTAGAGTGGAATAGTAGGTCCAATTGTTCGGGAAGTCGGTGGTGGTGTAGGCATTGATATTGCCGGCGAGATCCGGCACCATGTAGTAGTTGTTTTCATAGGTAAAGACATTTGGATAGGCTGCCCTTACTCCCTGCAAGGATGGCCCGATGACGACTTGGCCGTATGTCCAGTTGACCAGATCGGCACTCCATACATAAGCGACTTCATCGGCATACTGTCCAGTTGCGGCATTGTACCCACCGATGATTTCGAAGAAGATGTAGTAGATGCCGTTGTCCAGATAAATGAATGGATCGGCTATGCCTGTCTGTCCGGTGCGGTCCGTAACGATCGCAGTCGTCAAGATCGGATTGGTTACAGTAGGGAATGGGACTGCGACAGGTGGATGGATGGTCTGTGCCAAATCGGTATAGAGGCCGATTGTGTACACGCCATCGTTCATTCCGTCGACAAAATAAATATTACCGGTACCGAACGTTGCATTCGAGATGTGATGCATCGCGTCGCTGTTCCAAGTTTCATTCTTTTGTGCCTCCACCGCAAGTCCGAGATTGATGACAGAGATGCTGGTCGGCGTCAGATTGGACAATTGGTACCAATACGTGTATTCGCCGTAGCGGCCATCGCTTGGAGTGACTTGGATCGGCAAAACAACTGCTCCATCATAGTAGAATGGATTACCGGCCGTCCGCAGATCGGATTCGGTGGCGGTCGCTGTGATGATCTGACCTTCAGGATGCAGTGTCCAGCTGCTGTTGCGCCAATCGCCGGAACTGTTGTAGTAGAGGGACAGGCTATCGTATGGTTGAGCGGTGACAGCCAGATACCAGATATCCTCCTGCGCGAAGACGAGTGGATCGACAAAGTTTCCGCTCAGCAACGTTCCGTAGAATTCCCAGCCTAACGGGAAGGAAGATGCTTTGTATACGTTCACGTTGCCGGTCAAATCCGGTACCATATAGTACTCATCTTGATACATAAAGACATAAGGGGAAGCGACATTTGTGCCGGTGGTATCGACTCCCAGCACCACTTGTGTGTAATTCCATTGTTGCAGATCGGTGCTCCAAGCATGTGCGATTTCGTCAGCCGTCACGCCGGTAGACGGGTTGTAGGCCTGAATGGTATTGAAGAACACATGGTAGGTACCGTCTTCCAATATGACGTACGGGTTGGCGATCCCTTGGCTGGCCACTCTGTCTGTGATGCTGTCTACGGAAAGGATCGGGTTTCGGACGCTGTAATACAAAGCGATGTCTTCCATCGTCAAATGAGCAGCCGGCAAGTCCGGATCTGTCGGATCGGTTGGGTCAGTAGGGTCTGTGGTGCTGCTTCCTTTGAAGATTCCGATGCTGTATTCATTTTTGTTCCAATTGTACCCGTCAGTCGCGTAGTAGAAGCCATCCCCTACAGCGATATAGGAAATGTGATGCATCGCATCGCCGTTCCAGTCATCATTGTATTGAGAAATGACGGCTGTGCCTTTGTCCGTAACGGTCACGGTCGTAGGCGACAGATTGGATAATTCATACCAGGTTGTGTATTCCCCGTAGATGTTGTTGGATTTAGGGGTGACTTCCACTGGTATCACAACGGAATTTTCGTAAATGATCGGCATCCCGCCGTTCCGCAATCCGCCTTCAGTTGAGGTCTCCGGAAGTATCTGGCTGCTGGAATGCAGTACCCAGCTGCTGTTGCGCCAATCCCCGGATGTGTTGTAATAAAGCGATAGGCTGTTGTAAGGCAATTCGGAAACGGTCATGTACCAGACGTTGTCCATCGAGAAGACCAATGGATCGACGAAATTGCCGGATAACAGTGTGCCGTAGAGTTCCCATTCAAGCGGGAATGACGAAGCTTGATAGACATTGACATCGCCGACACGGTCAGGGACCATGTAGTAGGTGTCCTCGTATTCCATCACGTAAGGGGAAGCGGCTCTGGTTCCGTTCGTTTCTTCGCCAAGGACGATCTGAGTGTAGGTCCAGTTGATCATGTCGGTGCTGTAGGCGTGGCCGATTTCATCAGCAGTCGAGCCCGTAGCCGGATTGTAGCCGAGGATGACGTCGAAGAACATATGGTAAACGCCATCTTCATAGACGATGTACGGTTCCGCAACGCCGAGCTGTCCGGTCCGGTCGGTCACCATTTCTTTGGTGATCAGCGGATTTTCTGTACCCGCGATTGCGGACAGATCCACCGGTACGGTCGGAACTGCAGTCGGGTCGGTTGGGCCAGTCGGGTCAGTCGGGTCTGTAGGATCGGTAGGATCAGTCGGGTCTGTAGGATCGGTAGGATCAGTTGGGTCAACCGGATCCACTGGGTCAGTCGGAACAGTCGGAATCACCGGATCTTGGGTATCCGAAGGGTCGGACCCTGTGAATAAGCCGATGCTGTATTCGTTGTTGTTCCAATTGTATCCGTCAGTCGCATAGTAGTAACCAGTTCCCGCTGCAACATAGGAGATGTGATGCATCGCATCGCCGTTCCATTCGTCATTGTATTGCGAGATGACGGCATTGCTTCTTCTGGTTGCAGTGACGGTTGTCGTTGACAAGTTTGTCAGTTCATACCAGTCGGTGTATTCTCCGTAGATGTTGCTGGATTTCGGAGTGACTTCTACCGGAATGATGACCGAGTCTTCGTAGATGAAGGCATTGCCCGCATTGCGGAGGCCGCCTTCGGTTGAGGTCTCAGGAATGATCTGGCTGCTGGAATGCAGTACCCAATTGCTGTTGCGCCAATCTCCGGAAGTGTTGTAGTAAAGGGAGAGGCTGTTGTAAGGCAATTCGGAAACGGTCATGTACCAGATGTTGTCCATCGAGAAGACCAATGGATCGACGAAATTGCCGGACAGCAGCGTGCCGTACAGTTCCCATTCGAGCGGGAATGAGGAGGCTTGATAGACATTGACGTCGCCGACGCGGTCAGGGACCATGTAGTAGGCATCTTCGTATTCCATCACGTAAGGGGATGCGGCTCTTGTTCCGTTCGTTTCTTCGCCGAGGACGATCTGGGTGTAGGTCCAGTTGATCATGTCGGTGCTGTAGGCGTGGCCGATTTCATCGGCGGTCGAGCCCGTAGCCGGATTGTAGCCGAGGATGACGTCGAAGAACATATGGTAGATACCGTCTTCGTAGACGATGTACGGTTCCGCAACGCCGAGCTGTCCGGTCCGGTCGGTCACAATATCTTTTGTTATGACTGGATTGGTAGTTCCTGGAATCGGATCTAATCCTGTTAATTCGTTCGCGCCTCCTGGATCTTCCGTTCCACTATCATCCTCCTCTGGAGAAAACACGCCATCCAATGCCAAGAGATCCGTCATTGTGACAAAATCAAAGCCTTTTTTTCGAGCGGAAGCAACCATATACCACAAAGATTCAGGAGTGGCTGCTGCATCATGCAAAAGATAGATGGATCCAGGGAAAAGATTGTCGACGACGCGATCGGAAATGGCAGTGGATGAATAATCATCCCAGTCATAGGTATCGGTTGTCCATCCAATTGTGTATTCATAACCAAGGCTTCCGGCAGTCTCCAAAACGGATTGATTGTAGTCGCCGTATGGAGGACGGAAATAAGGTCTGGATGTTACGCCGGTGGCATCCTGAATGATGTTTTCCAATGCGTTCAGTTCGGATGCCAATTGAGAAGCGCTGAGCTGTGTGGAGTATGGGTGTGAATAGGTATGGTTTCCGATGTCATGTCCCTGTTCGACGATTTGTGCGAGCAAATACGGATCCGCTTTGCCGTCAGGGAAGAAGGTTGCTTTCACGTCCAATGAAGCCAATACCTCCAACAATTCCTGAACGACAGCAGCGTCTTCCAGATCATCGAAAGTCAAAGCTACATAAGGTTGATCGGTATCGATATCGTCCACCCATCTGGATATGCCGGTATCAAATTCTTCCTCATCTTCGTAGTACACTTCGTCTTCTGGATCTTCGCTGGCGATCCCCAAAAGTTGCCCAATGGTTGAAAAACTATAGCCGGCATTTTGTAAAGCAGAAAGGGTGTACCATAAAGAATCAGGTGTGTTGACGGCACCAACACTGGCATGCATCAGGACGATGTCGCCAGGGCTTATATTATTGGTGATAGTGGAACTGATGGTGGTTGCTGATAAGCCGGACCAATCGAGCGTGTCGATGGACCAACCGATGGTGTATTCATAGCCAAGACTGCCGACCGTTTCCAGTACCGAATTATTCAAAGCGCCGTAAGGAGCCCGGAATAACGGCCGTGAAGTCGTGCCTGTGCTTTCCTGTACGTAATCTTCCATCAGATTGATGTCGTAGGCAAGCGCATCAGCAGAAATGATGGTGGAATCTTGATGCGAATAAGAGTGGTTCCCGAGTTCATGCCCGGAATCGACGATCTGTTTCAGAAGATCAGCGGAGGCATCCCCGTTCATGAAGAAGGTTGCTTTTGCGCCGTAAACATCAAGAATGGCCAATATCTCCGAAAGGTTCGCATAGGAATGGCCATCATCGAAAGTCAGTGCGATCACATTGTCGTCCGTGTTCACATAACTGATGTATTGTGAGGGGCCGGTCGAGAATTCTTCTTCGCTTGCCATTGCCATGATGGCAGCAGCAACTTCTTCGACAGCAACTTCTTCTGTATCTGTTTCTTCTGGTTCTTCTTCTGCAACCGGCTCCTCAGTTTCCATCACAGTATCCAGCGGAGTTTCTGCAGGAATTTCCGTGTCGGTTTCAACAGGAGGTGGCGTTTCGGTTTCGATCGGATCGGTATTCAGTGTGGGCGTTTCAGTGCTTTCTTCGCCAGTTGGCGTGGATGGTTGGTCAGGTGATGGTTCCATTATGGGATCCGTTGTGGTAGTTTGCGGGTCCGTTGCGGCTTCCGCTGGGGTCGTCGTACCGGGAGCCAAAGTTTCGGCATCGGGGACTGTTGTTGTGGTTGGGGCGGTTTCGACTGTCGCAGGTGTTTCGGTTGTGGGGTCTTCGGTAATGGTTGGAATTGGTTCAGTTGTGGCAGCCGGTGCTGTTTCTTCGGAAAGTACCGTCTCGGGTGAAGTCTCTGCGACGGTTGGCTCTGCTACAACTGGAGGTGTTTCGGTTGTTGGCTCTTCAGTTGTTAAAGGAGTTTGGGTTTCAGGTGTAACAATTGGTAAGGATTCTTCTGTGGGAACTGTTTCCTCAAGAGCTGCCTCAGGTACAAGTAATTGTGTAGCTATTGTTGGCTCTTCTGTGGATGCCTTTACGACAGGCGTATTACTGAATAAGGTAATCATCAGTAAGAGAGGAGCCAGCAAAAGGAACCTTCGCTTCATAATTTAGCCCTCCTTTAGATGCTAAACTTGAATAAAGGAATGTTGCTTTTTGATCAGACATGCTGGCGCTCTGCGGTTATGGGGTCGTTCTTATCATTCTACATTTTCTTCACCTTCTTTTCGGGGAGACAGGTGCAACGAACTTGCTTCACCTTATTATAGAATAAATGGAAGCGTTTTACAATTAGGAGGTTAGTGTAGTATACAGATATTCATCCCGCGCTATGAAAGCTTTTTCGGGCATGATTCATACAAATAACGACAGCAATGCATCGATAAGTTCGGCAAGGAAAGAAAGTTTATTTTTTCATTATGTTTTCCATTTATTCTTTTTTAATGTGAAAGATTGTTTTATACTGAATAGGTATTCATAAAAGACGCAGACAAGTTCTGTGGATCAATCAGCTATTATTGCGTGGAAAGAGGAACTCAATATGAATGAATCCAGAAGTGATTTCAAAAAAAAGCGGATCTGGAAAAGGGTCTTGCTCATTTCCTTGCTCGGTATCTTGGTTGTCGTGGGCGGCTTGATGTGGGGCGCGTACAATGATGTGGACAGTACAATGAACGCAGTATTCAACGCAGTGGACACCGAGGATAAGCGCGAGGAAGAGGTTTCCTTTTCAGAAACCCAACCGATATCTTTTGCTTTGCTGGGTATCGATAGTTACGGAGACGAACTGGAAGAGATGGGCGGAAGGTCGGATACGATAATCATTGTGACGATCAATCCGGAAACAAAGCAGACTACTTTGGTCAGCATTCCGCGCGATTCGTACACCGAGATGGTCAATTATCAAACAGACATCTACAACGAATACAATGATAAGATTACGCATGCCTATGCTTTCGGAGGGACAGAGATGGCGCTCAATTCCATCCAGGAGTTTCTGAACATCCCGATCGATTACTACGTCGAAATCAATATGTATGGTTTGGCGGATTTGGTCGATGCCATCGGTGGTATCGAAATCACGAGCCCGTTGACGTTTGATT is a window from the uncultured Trichococcus sp. genome containing:
- a CDS encoding polysaccharide deacetylase family protein, with translation MKRRFLLLAPLLLMITLFSNTPVVKASTEEPTIATQLLVPEAALEETVPTEESLPIVTPETQTPLTTEEPTTETPPVVAEPTVAETSPETVLSEETAPAATTEPIPTITEDPTTETPATVETAPTTTTVPDAETLAPGTTTPAEAATDPQTTTTDPIMEPSPDQPSTPTGEESTETPTLNTDPIETETPPPVETDTEIPAETPLDTVMETEEPVAEEEPEETDTEEVAVEEVAAAIMAMASEEEFSTGPSQYISYVNTDDNVIALTFDDGHSYANLSEILAILDVYGAKATFFMNGDASADLLKQIVDSGHELGNHSYSHQDSTIISADALAYDINLMEDYVQESTGTTSRPLFRAPYGALNNSVLETVGSLGYEYTIGWSIDTLDWSGLSATTISSTITNNISPGDIVLMHASVGAVNTPDSLWYTLSALQNAGYSFSTIGQLLGIASEDPEDEVYYEDEEEFDTGISRWVDDIDTDQPYVALTFDDLEDAAVVQELLEVLASLDVKATFFPDGKADPYLLAQIVEQGHDIGNHTYSHPYSTQLSASQLASELNALENIIQDATGVTSRPYFRPPYGDYNQSVLETAGSLGYEYTIGWTTDTYDWDDYSSTAISDRVVDNLFPGSIYLLHDAAATPESLWYMVASARKKGFDFVTMTDLLALDGVFSPEEDDSGTEDPGGANELTGLDPIPGTTNPVITKDIVTDRTGQLGVAEPYIVYEDGIYHMFFDVILGYNPATGSTADEIGHAYSTDMINWTYTQIVLGEETNGTRAASPYVMEYEDAYYMVPDRVGDVNVYQASSFPLEWELYGTLLSGNFVDPLVFSMDNIWYMTVSELPYNSLSLYYNTSGDWRNSNWVLHSSSQIIPETSTEGGLRNAGNAFIYEDSVIIPVEVTPKSSNIYGEYTDWYELTNLSTTTVTATRRSNAVISQYNDEWNGDAMHHISYVAAGTGYYYATDGYNWNNNEYSIGLFTGSDPSDTQDPVIPTVPTDPVDPVDPTDPTDPTDPTDPTDPTDPTDPTGPTDPTAVPTVPVDLSAIAGTENPLITKEMVTDRTGQLGVAEPYIVYEDGVYHMFFDVILGYNPATGSTADEIGHAYSTDMINWTYTQIVLGEETNGTRAASPYVMEYEDTYYMVPDRVGDVNVYQASSFPLEWELYGTLLSGNFVDPLVFSMDNVWYMTVSELPYNSLSLYYNTSGDWRNSSWVLHSSSQILPETSTEGGLRNGGMPIIYENSVVIPVEVTPKSNNIYGEYTTWYELSNLSPTTVTVTDKGTAVISQYNDDWNGDAMHHISYIAVGDGFYYATDGYNWNKNEYSIGIFKGSSTTDPTDPTDPTDPDLPAAHLTMEDIALYYSVRNPILSVDSITDRVASQGIANPYVILEDGTYHVFFNTIQAYNPSTGVTADEIAHAWSTDLQQWNYTQVVLGVDTTGTNVASPYVFMYQDEYYMVPDLTGNVNVYKASSFPLGWEFYGTLLSGNFVDPLVFAQEDIWYLAVTAQPYDSLSLYYNSSGDWRNSSWTLHPEGQIITATATESDLRTAGNPFYYDGAVVLPIQVTPSDGRYGEYTYWYQLSNLTPTSISVINLGLAVEAQKNETWNSDAMHHISNATFGTGNIYFVDGMNDGVYTIGLYTDLAQTIHPPVAVPFPTVTNPILTTAIVTDRTGQTGIADPFIYLDNGIYYIFFEIIGGYNAATGQYADEVAYVWSADLVNWTYGQVVIGPSLQGVRAAYPNVFTYENNYYMVPDLAGNINAYTTTDFPNNWTYYSTLIEGTYSDTNIFSIDDVWYMTTAEEPYMNLSLYHNTSGDWRNDQWEWQEDILIGTGDEYSYRSAGNPFVYDDYVIMPVQAHPDGGMYGEYTYWVKLSNFSTTDVDVDIMSTAVTAIFNGGWNDESMHHISHADYLDWYVYIADGYNNGEYSLGLYIEDSLA
- a CDS encoding glycosyltransferase family 2 protein; this encodes MSRLISIIVPVYKVADLLPRCVDSVLAQTYSDWELILVDDGSPDNSGDICEDYAKRDSRIHVIHKPNGGLSDARNAGIPIAKGRYLTFLDSDDWISERYLENLLQILEETDADVSACNFLRTATESLPERTEGPKTFSFTSRQALDHIIHFGAFHEQMVVAWGKLYKAELFEGIRYPVGRIHEDEFTTYKLLDKAGKIAFTTEPLLYYWQRADSIMGEGFKLKNKLDYLEALKERAAYFHADGQADYSDKSYRSLFTESLAAILTLDGLNDPSGKKAVIEKLAAARQALKASGKPKLNSLYAAFLAFPNLSASVYKLFKTIKK